A portion of the bacterium genome contains these proteins:
- a CDS encoding 50S ribosomal protein L28, whose amino-acid sequence MPKVCAVCEKGPSTGFNVSHSNRHTKRRWLPNLQSVRANVNGTVRKLRVCTSCLKAGKVHRAV is encoded by the coding sequence GTGCCGAAAGTCTGCGCCGTCTGCGAGAAGGGCCCTTCGACGGGTTTTAACGTCAGCCACTCGAACCGGCATACCAAGCGTCGTTGGCTCCCGAACCTTCAGAGCGTTCGTGCGAACGTGAACGGCACCGTCCGTAAGCTTCGCGTCTGCACCTCCTGCTTGAAGGCTGGCAAGGTTCACCGCGCCGTCTAA
- a CDS encoding CHASE2 domain-containing protein → MIRRLQPFIAAACVVLAFAGATAAGMLDAPERASLVGRLRLRGPLAPPPDVAIIAIDEASLVRYGQMPWDRRRFAALLDRLHADGAKAVGIDVAFNEAAREPAEDVALAQAIAKMGRVVLPAYSLAGGAEGRTVLFEPLPSLQAAAAALGLAQFTTADEIHELDPMRREGDTMLPTFGLAVARAAGLSVASSAEGYLNPMGPAGHFPRTSFHEALQAPPGAFRDKIVMVGATAQGLPDTGFMGPFMERGRMSGIELHATALANLSATGPLRRQPLPLTLIVLLVLGLGPGAYLASEHPAPSGRRVLVLIALLILLTGAAQGALLRGWWLDLVPAAGVVITCFVAGLAAQQARLLRDRNRMLEWYAADLAREARRERERIDGELHDETQQLLIALTRDLRRVRKLLSNDAAAAGERLDGAEGLAKRILEEVMRVRKALVPHTLARSGLRVAVEEMVADYAARSRGLAVEAEIGSWRPLEPGREAELYWLVKEALNNALKHAAASHIRLALRNEGQEAVVTVEDDGKGFVVPELEHAPEGPEHSGLHRMWVRVQALRGHLAVASAPGKGTRIEMRFPQTGGAR, encoded by the coding sequence TTGATTCGCCGTCTTCAGCCATTCATCGCCGCCGCCTGCGTCGTCCTCGCCTTTGCGGGGGCGACCGCCGCCGGCATGCTGGATGCGCCTGAGCGTGCCTCTCTGGTGGGACGCCTGCGCCTGCGCGGCCCCCTCGCGCCGCCGCCCGACGTGGCGATCATCGCCATCGACGAGGCGTCGCTCGTGCGCTACGGCCAGATGCCCTGGGACCGCCGACGCTTCGCGGCCCTCCTGGACCGCCTGCACGCGGACGGGGCGAAGGCGGTGGGGATCGACGTGGCCTTCAACGAGGCGGCGCGCGAGCCGGCCGAGGACGTGGCCCTGGCCCAGGCGATCGCGAAGATGGGCCGGGTGGTGCTGCCCGCCTACAGCCTCGCAGGCGGGGCCGAGGGCCGTACCGTCCTCTTCGAGCCCCTCCCCTCTCTCCAGGCCGCCGCTGCGGCCCTGGGGCTGGCCCAATTCACCACCGCCGACGAGATCCACGAGCTCGATCCCATGCGCCGCGAAGGCGACACGATGCTGCCGACCTTCGGCCTCGCGGTGGCCCGGGCGGCAGGCTTGAGCGTCGCGTCGAGCGCGGAGGGCTACCTCAACCCCATGGGGCCGGCGGGCCACTTCCCGCGCACCAGCTTCCACGAGGCTCTCCAGGCACCGCCGGGCGCGTTCCGCGACAAGATCGTCATGGTGGGGGCCACGGCCCAGGGCTTGCCGGACACGGGCTTCATGGGCCCCTTCATGGAGCGCGGCCGCATGAGCGGCATCGAGCTGCACGCCACCGCGCTCGCCAACCTGAGCGCCACGGGCCCCCTGCGGCGCCAGCCCCTTCCCCTGACCCTGATCGTTCTCTTGGTCCTCGGCCTCGGGCCCGGGGCCTACCTGGCCTCTGAGCACCCGGCCCCGTCTGGGCGCCGGGTGCTCGTGCTCATCGCCCTCTTGATATTGCTCACCGGAGCGGCGCAGGGGGCCCTGCTTCGAGGCTGGTGGCTGGATCTGGTGCCCGCCGCCGGGGTCGTCATCACCTGCTTCGTGGCGGGCCTGGCCGCTCAGCAGGCGCGCCTCCTGCGCGATCGCAACCGGATGCTGGAGTGGTACGCGGCGGACCTGGCGCGCGAGGCCCGGCGCGAGCGCGAGCGGATCGATGGCGAGCTGCACGACGAGACCCAGCAATTGCTCATCGCCCTGACCCGCGACCTGCGCCGGGTCCGCAAGCTCCTGTCGAACGACGCCGCAGCGGCCGGCGAGCGGCTCGATGGGGCCGAGGGGCTCGCCAAGCGCATCCTCGAAGAGGTCATGCGGGTGCGCAAGGCCCTGGTCCCGCACACCCTGGCGCGCTCGGGCCTGCGGGTGGCCGTCGAGGAGATGGTCGCCGACTATGCGGCCCGCAGCAGGGGGCTTGCGGTCGAGGCCGAGATTGGTTCCTGGCGTCCCCTGGAGCCGGGGCGCGAGGCCGAGCTGTACTGGTTGGTCAAGGAGGCGCTCAACAATGCCCTCAAGCACGCCGCAGCCTCTCATATTCGCTTGGCGCTCCGCAACGAGGGCCAAGAGGCGGTCGTGACCGTTGAAGACGACGGCAAGGGCTTCGTGGTGCCGGAGCTGGAGCATGCCCCGGAGGGGCCAGAGCACAGTGGCCTGCACCGCATGTGGGTGCGGGTGCAGGCCCTGCGAGGTCACCTGGCGGTGGCGTCGGCGCCGGGGAAGGGGACGCGGATCGAGATGCGGTTTCCTCAGACAGGAGGTGCGAGATGA
- a CDS encoding FecR domain-containing protein: protein MKLGRLIIMGLVVWLSVSSAAFAASLARLIELKGEVSVLTQGDADWHPAREAEELSAGDAVKTGTRSEVTVARHDGTTVALLPFAQLVVEDERGFLLQAGRVWSHFTKALGAPFFIRTPHATALIRGTTLGVDYEEERSRVTVYEGLVEVRDREERSQDVAGGFRVDVDRMGRLQRLERAENRELDEGRTFRLRRGLERAESRGVERAMVTGRGGRAMREERQITGVQRELRRFGRQERQELRQQRMDKVERRLEDAAQRVRQDQEERRERRAEKLLEKLRGPGR, encoded by the coding sequence ATGAAACTCGGACGCCTGATCATCATGGGCCTGGTCGTGTGGCTCTCGGTCTCGTCGGCGGCCTTTGCGGCGAGTCTCGCCCGGCTCATCGAGCTCAAAGGGGAGGTCTCGGTCCTGACCCAAGGAGACGCCGACTGGCACCCGGCCCGCGAGGCCGAGGAGCTGTCGGCGGGGGATGCGGTCAAGACCGGCACGCGCTCCGAGGTCACGGTCGCGCGGCACGACGGCACCACCGTGGCTCTCTTGCCCTTCGCTCAGCTGGTCGTCGAAGACGAGCGGGGCTTCCTGCTTCAGGCGGGTCGCGTCTGGAGCCACTTCACCAAGGCCCTGGGGGCTCCCTTCTTCATCCGCACCCCCCACGCGACCGCGCTCATCCGCGGCACCACCCTGGGGGTCGATTACGAGGAGGAGCGCTCGCGGGTGACGGTCTACGAGGGGCTGGTCGAGGTCCGCGATCGCGAGGAGCGGAGCCAGGACGTGGCGGGGGGCTTCCGGGTCGACGTGGACCGCATGGGCCGCTTGCAGCGGCTGGAGCGGGCCGAAAATCGTGAGCTGGACGAAGGCAGGACCTTCCGCCTGCGTCGCGGGCTGGAACGCGCCGAGTCACGCGGCGTCGAGCGTGCGATGGTGACGGGCCGGGGCGGTCGCGCCATGCGCGAGGAGCGGCAGATCACCGGCGTCCAGCGCGAACTGCGCCGCTTCGGCCGCCAGGAGCGTCAAGAGCTGAGGCAGCAGCGCATGGACAAGGTCGAGCGTCGTCTCGAAGACGCCGCGCAGCGCGTTCGCCAGGACCAAGAGGAGCGCCGGGAGCGGCGTGCCGAGAAGTTGCTCGAGAAGTTGCGGGGGCCGGGACGCTGA
- a CDS encoding response regulator, translating into MPTILVADSSRLMQRNLTMTLQQAGYDLLLANDGMEALTLCTKQPPDLLIVDVALPGKSGLELCQLLRGNEATQHLPVLLLSTDERHKRYSPAYGAQGALLKPIETKDLLSMANSLLAPLPSSGKLLQLQLGDGPLETEVATVHAPKQITVLVPPGTIFKSKQSFKVQYDGEGGARIIRSAAVAVIGDDSVTLALGQDVVIEQRRRHFRKQVEIPVRYKLPGDFYRLGRTLDISGGGMRFAATGCQPPVGLEIDFQLVLDPSIFITVTGAVRRLVPAENGVFEIGVEFLAIDPSVQQELTMFLFASAELGAKS; encoded by the coding sequence ATGCCGACAATTCTGGTCGCCGACAGCTCTCGGCTCATGCAACGCAACCTCACCATGACCCTTCAACAGGCGGGATACGACCTGCTCCTGGCAAACGACGGCATGGAGGCCTTGACCCTCTGTACCAAGCAACCGCCGGATCTGCTGATCGTCGACGTGGCCCTGCCCGGCAAGAGCGGCCTCGAGCTGTGCCAGCTCCTGCGCGGCAATGAGGCGACCCAGCACCTGCCGGTGCTCCTGCTCTCCACCGATGAGCGCCACAAGCGTTACTCGCCCGCCTACGGGGCCCAAGGGGCCCTCCTGAAGCCGATCGAGACCAAGGATCTGCTGAGCATGGCCAACAGCCTGCTTGCCCCCCTGCCTTCTTCGGGTAAGCTGCTCCAGCTCCAGCTCGGCGACGGCCCCCTCGAGACCGAGGTGGCAACCGTCCATGCGCCGAAGCAGATCACCGTGCTGGTCCCGCCCGGCACCATCTTCAAGTCCAAGCAGAGCTTCAAGGTCCAGTACGACGGCGAGGGCGGGGCGCGAATCATTCGCTCGGCCGCCGTGGCCGTGATCGGCGACGACAGCGTCACCCTCGCGCTCGGCCAGGACGTCGTGATCGAGCAGCGCCGGCGGCACTTCCGCAAGCAGGTCGAGATCCCGGTTCGCTACAAGTTGCCCGGCGACTTCTACCGGCTGGGCCGCACCCTGGACATCAGCGGGGGCGGCATGCGCTTCGCGGCCACGGGCTGCCAGCCGCCCGTCGGGCTCGAGATCGACTTCCAGCTGGTGCTGGACCCGTCCATCTTCATCACCGTCACCGGGGCGGTGCGCCGCCTCGTCCCCGCCGAGAACGGGGTCTTCGAGATCGGCGTCGAGTTCCTGGCCATCGACCCCAGCGTTCAGCAAGAGCTGACCATGTTCCTGTTCGCCAGCGCCGAGCTGGGGGCCAAGTCCTAG
- a CDS encoding type III pantothenate kinase — protein sequence MLVVSIGNTNARFGWFDGADLVESEAISTASLKKAPPRLEDGWGATIVSVVPEATEALARAWGDRPLRILNADSAGIPVDYHPRQAIGADRLANAIALLDRGLAPGIAVDCGTATTFTVVDARGHVVGGAIAPGLGTAARALVGKTAQLRHVPYVRKPEPWGQDTITNLQLGMVEGHVGMIAHLVARMREGLGSEAPALLCGGWAETLQAGLPGFMCVPFLTLEGARLFGSKG from the coding sequence ATGCTGGTCGTCAGCATCGGCAACACCAACGCCCGTTTCGGCTGGTTCGACGGGGCCGATCTGGTCGAGAGCGAGGCGATCTCCACCGCGTCGCTCAAGAAGGCCCCACCCCGGCTGGAGGACGGCTGGGGCGCCACCATCGTCTCGGTGGTGCCCGAGGCGACCGAGGCGCTCGCCAGGGCCTGGGGAGATCGTCCCCTGCGGATCCTGAACGCCGACAGCGCGGGAATTCCCGTCGATTACCACCCGCGCCAGGCGATCGGCGCCGATCGGCTCGCCAACGCGATCGCCCTTTTGGATCGCGGCCTTGCGCCCGGAATCGCGGTGGATTGCGGCACCGCCACCACCTTCACCGTGGTGGACGCGCGCGGTCACGTGGTGGGCGGCGCGATCGCCCCGGGCCTCGGCACCGCCGCCCGCGCCCTGGTCGGCAAGACGGCCCAGCTGCGCCACGTGCCGTACGTGCGCAAGCCGGAGCCCTGGGGTCAGGACACCATCACGAACTTGCAGCTGGGGATGGTCGAGGGCCACGTCGGTATGATTGCGCACTTGGTGGCGCGCATGCGCGAGGGCCTCGGATCCGAGGCCCCGGCCTTGCTGTGCGGCGGCTGGGCCGAGACCCTCCAAGCGGGTCTGCCCGGCTTCATGTGCGTCCCCTTCCTCACGCTGGAAGGGGCAAGGCTCTTCGGCTCGAAGGGCTAG
- a CDS encoding glutamyl-tRNA reductase, with product MHVMMLGLSHHATPVEVRERAAMSGSKLPQTFANLLAHPEVLESVILSTCNRAEIYTVVESLEEGREALLAFMADETGLSRGVLEAYAEFLTDSDAITHLFRVAAGLESLVLGEGQILSQVKDAYATSLEHGGAGVILDRLFRAAVTAGKRARTETDIARGAVSVSSAAVELARHTLGDLKGATVLLLGAGKMSELAAKLLGGYGIGRVVVANRSFESAEQLAAKVNGEAIPWIDMAPTLSDADVVICCTGAPHYILSASDVAGRLSQRASERPIVFIDISVPRNLDPELKRVPGVELFDIDDLHSVASRNRAERAGIVDEVVAILDHEITEFQTWVKNFRLTPMITSLRTRIGSLRETELSRFWGKHAEAFTPEQQAMIEEMTQALVNKILHQPTAELKRMSLPQQQRHASALKALFDLKVENLADHYRRKIDERRSRTAPLIL from the coding sequence ATGCACGTCATGATGCTCGGCCTGAGCCACCACGCCACCCCAGTCGAAGTCCGGGAGCGCGCGGCCATGTCGGGGAGCAAGCTTCCCCAAACTTTCGCAAACCTGCTCGCGCACCCCGAAGTCCTCGAGTCGGTCATCCTCTCCACCTGCAACCGCGCCGAGATCTACACGGTCGTCGAATCGCTCGAAGAAGGGCGCGAGGCCCTGCTCGCCTTCATGGCCGATGAGACCGGCCTCTCGCGGGGGGTGCTCGAAGCTTACGCCGAGTTCCTCACCGACTCCGACGCCATCACCCACCTCTTCCGAGTGGCCGCGGGCCTCGAGAGCCTGGTGCTCGGCGAGGGCCAGATCCTCAGCCAGGTCAAGGACGCTTACGCCACCTCCCTCGAGCACGGCGGGGCCGGGGTCATCCTCGATCGCCTCTTCCGCGCGGCGGTCACCGCCGGCAAGCGCGCCCGGACCGAGACCGACATCGCCCGCGGCGCCGTCTCGGTGTCGAGCGCGGCCGTCGAGCTTGCGCGCCACACCCTGGGCGACCTCAAGGGCGCCACGGTGCTGCTCTTGGGCGCGGGCAAGATGAGCGAGCTCGCCGCCAAGCTCCTCGGCGGCTACGGCATCGGCCGGGTGGTCGTCGCCAACCGCTCGTTCGAGTCGGCCGAGCAGCTCGCCGCCAAGGTCAACGGCGAGGCGATCCCCTGGATCGACATGGCCCCCACCCTCTCGGACGCCGACGTGGTGATCTGCTGCACCGGCGCGCCGCACTACATCCTCTCGGCCTCGGACGTGGCGGGCCGCCTGAGCCAGCGCGCATCCGAGCGTCCCATCGTGTTCATCGACATCTCGGTGCCCCGGAACCTCGACCCCGAACTCAAGCGCGTGCCGGGCGTCGAGCTGTTCGACATCGACGACCTGCACTCGGTCGCCAGCCGCAACCGCGCCGAGCGCGCCGGCATCGTCGACGAGGTCGTCGCCATCCTCGACCACGAGATCACCGAGTTCCAGACCTGGGTCAAGAACTTCCGGCTCACCCCCATGATCACCTCGCTGCGCACCCGGATCGGCTCGCTGCGCGAGACCGAGCTTTCGCGCTTCTGGGGCAAGCATGCCGAGGCCTTCACGCCCGAGCAGCAGGCCATGATCGAGGAGATGACCCAGGCCCTGGTCAACAAGATCCTTCACCAGCCGACCGCCGAGCTCAAGCGCATGAGCCTGCCCCAGCAGCAGCGGCACGCCTCGGCCCTCAAGGCCCTGTTCGACCTCAAGGTCGAGAACCTCGCGGACCACTACCGCCGCAAGATCGACGAGCGCCGCAGCCGCACCGCCCCCTTGATCCTCTAA
- the ccsB gene encoding c-type cytochrome biogenesis protein CcsB: MNNLMQLEELFITILFWAVLASSVFFMLEHVAKQAWARWVGVAGMGVGLVCSTASMVLRYVYAGYAPLSNLFESLVFLIFGMLAIFLVVHFTLKPKVFGVVAAPLTFLLIGFASVLPARIKDAHPLMPALQSYWLKIHVSLMLISYAAFLLAFAAAVIYLFLHYTKAKKEGQGGGTSGGGMLALEGGPAVGGKLSAQMLFLDDLAYRLTLVGFPVLAIGIITGGMWANHAWGTYWSWDPKETWALITWLVYAGYLHARLTRDWRDHRAAWMSVVGFVSVLITYLGVNYLAQGLHTYGSLL, encoded by the coding sequence ATGAACAACCTCATGCAGCTCGAGGAGCTCTTCATCACGATTCTCTTCTGGGCCGTGCTCGCAAGCTCCGTCTTCTTCATGCTCGAGCACGTCGCCAAGCAGGCCTGGGCCCGGTGGGTCGGCGTCGCGGGCATGGGGGTGGGGCTGGTCTGCTCCACCGCCTCGATGGTCCTGCGCTACGTCTACGCGGGCTACGCCCCCCTCTCGAACCTGTTCGAATCCCTGGTCTTCCTCATCTTCGGCATGCTCGCGATCTTCCTGGTCGTGCACTTCACCCTCAAGCCCAAGGTCTTCGGGGTGGTGGCGGCGCCCTTGACCTTCTTGCTGATCGGCTTCGCCTCGGTCCTGCCCGCCCGCATCAAGGACGCCCACCCCTTGATGCCCGCCCTCCAGAGCTACTGGCTCAAGATCCACGTGAGCCTGATGCTGATCTCGTACGCGGCCTTCTTGCTCGCGTTCGCGGCGGCGGTGATCTACCTCTTCCTGCACTACACCAAGGCCAAGAAGGAAGGCCAGGGTGGCGGCACCTCGGGCGGCGGCATGCTCGCCCTCGAAGGCGGCCCCGCCGTGGGCGGCAAGCTCTCCGCGCAGATGCTCTTCCTGGATGACCTGGCCTACCGCCTCACCCTGGTGGGCTTCCCCGTGCTCGCCATCGGCATCATCACCGGTGGCATGTGGGCCAACCACGCCTGGGGCACCTACTGGAGCTGGGACCCCAAGGAGACCTGGGCCCTCATCACCTGGCTGGTCTACGCCGGCTACCTCCACGCCCGCCTGACCCGCGATTGGCGCGATCACCGGGCGGCCTGGATGTCGGTGGTCGGCTTCGTTTCGGTGCTGATCACCTACCTGGGGGTCAACTACCTCGCGCAGGGTCTGCACACCTACGGCAGCCTGCTCTAA
- a CDS encoding LysM peptidoglycan-binding domain-containing protein, with amino-acid sequence MSASSRPGSASDDITFEVLILKQLVAPHSPLWRREALPRRYAEALRAFALWETPEVVARPRRVASSWKAAALAGMISAAPLATMPAWAEAQLKVGLSVIDARTGKPLAGARIVGEHGEQVGVTGPDGRLILVVPEGATDRFVIEKPGYRSFTIVRTQLRDSNLIAMLPVPGATPLAQATATPKAAPSETPKPKATLKPTPTPKPKATAKPVPTATPKPVVTPKPTPKPTLKPTVKPTVQPTAKATPSPAAQPTPVATEKPQATASAAPSPVATPAAPRAHRTYVVRRGDSLWSIAKHQLGDATRWKVLFERNQPPIRRADLLQPGMVLQIPVLTERPSAGWVTVRPGDSLWRMAERAYGRGDQWQAIYRSNRSRIKNPHWIKPGTRLWVPR; translated from the coding sequence ATGTCCGCTTCTTCCCGTCCCGGTTCCGCTTCCGACGACATCACCTTCGAGGTTCTGATCCTCAAGCAGTTGGTGGCGCCGCACAGCCCGCTCTGGCGGCGCGAGGCCCTGCCGAGACGCTATGCCGAGGCGCTGCGCGCTTTCGCGCTGTGGGAGACGCCTGAGGTCGTGGCGCGGCCGCGCCGGGTCGCAAGCTCCTGGAAGGCGGCCGCCCTCGCGGGGATGATCTCCGCGGCGCCGCTCGCCACCATGCCCGCCTGGGCCGAGGCGCAACTAAAAGTTGGCCTGAGCGTGATCGACGCGCGCACCGGCAAGCCGCTCGCGGGGGCCCGGATCGTGGGTGAGCACGGCGAGCAGGTGGGGGTGACCGGTCCCGATGGCCGCCTCATCCTGGTGGTGCCGGAGGGGGCCACCGATCGCTTCGTCATCGAGAAGCCGGGCTATCGCTCTTTCACCATCGTGCGGACCCAGCTGCGCGACAGCAACCTGATCGCCATGCTGCCGGTCCCCGGTGCCACGCCGCTCGCCCAGGCGACGGCGACCCCGAAGGCCGCCCCGAGCGAGACGCCCAAGCCCAAGGCGACGCTCAAGCCTACCCCGACCCCGAAGCCCAAGGCGACGGCCAAGCCTGTCCCTACCGCGACGCCCAAGCCCGTGGTGACGCCTAAGCCGACGCCCAAACCGACCCTCAAGCCGACGGTGAAGCCCACGGTCCAGCCGACTGCCAAGGCGACCCCGTCACCGGCAGCCCAGCCGACGCCCGTGGCCACCGAGAAGCCGCAGGCGACCGCCAGCGCCGCACCCTCGCCGGTGGCGACGCCCGCGGCCCCCAGGGCCCATCGGACCTACGTGGTGCGCCGGGGCGACTCGCTGTGGTCGATCGCCAAGCATCAACTCGGGGACGCCACGCGCTGGAAGGTGCTGTTCGAGCGGAACCAGCCGCCGATCAGGCGTGCTGATTTGTTGCAGCCCGGCATGGTGCTGCAAATCCCGGTCCTGACCGAGCGTCCCTCGGCGGGCTGGGTCACGGTGCGCCCGGGCGATTCGCTCTGGCGCATGGCCGAGCGCGCCTACGGGCGCGGCGACCAGTGGCAGGCGATCTACCGCTCAAACCGCTCGCGCATCAAGAACCCCCACTGGATCAAGCCCGGCACTCGCCTCTGGGTGCCCCGCTAG
- a CDS encoding response regulator transcription factor, protein MKTWRVLVADDHPIVRRGTCELLAEAEDLEVVGEAGNGEEAIAQVERLSPDVLVMDLSMPVMDGVEATRRLKGTRPGLGIVILSAHGEEDVVLRALQAGANGYLLKTADEEQLYEAVRLVAAGKPALLQPEVTRAVMGSMRGTPAPAHESLSEREREIVREVAKDLGNKQIATRLGISERTVQQHLSNIFGKLGVGSRTGAVLKALQEGWLTLEETRS, encoded by the coding sequence ATGAAGACGTGGCGCGTGCTGGTGGCCGATGATCACCCGATCGTGCGGCGGGGCACCTGTGAACTGCTCGCGGAGGCCGAGGACCTCGAGGTGGTGGGCGAGGCCGGAAACGGCGAGGAGGCGATCGCCCAGGTGGAGCGCCTCTCGCCGGACGTGCTCGTCATGGACCTGAGCATGCCCGTCATGGACGGGGTGGAGGCGACCCGCCGGCTCAAGGGGACCCGTCCGGGCCTCGGCATCGTCATCCTCTCGGCCCACGGCGAAGAGGACGTCGTGCTGCGGGCCCTGCAGGCGGGGGCCAACGGTTACCTGCTCAAGACGGCCGACGAGGAGCAGCTCTACGAAGCGGTGCGCCTAGTGGCCGCCGGGAAGCCGGCCCTCTTGCAGCCCGAGGTCACCCGGGCGGTCATGGGCTCCATGCGCGGCACGCCGGCCCCGGCTCACGAGAGCCTCTCGGAGCGCGAGCGCGAGATCGTGCGTGAGGTCGCCAAGGATCTGGGCAACAAGCAGATCGCCACTCGCCTCGGCATCAGCGAGCGCACGGTCCAGCAGCACCTGAGCAATATCTTCGGCAAGCTGGGGGTGGGCTCGCGCACGGGGGCCGTCCTCAAGGCCCTCCAGGAGGGCTGGCTCACGCTGGAGGAGACGCGGTCATGA
- a CDS encoding cytochrome c biogenesis protein ResB, with the protein MSTTAPSSNETPASTAKPFWPSFIKFWGSVKLGIVLILAIALGAIIGTIVPQGDIASIDALKMSDGAKAVLRAVGAHNVYYSGWFLTLLALFFLNLWISTLTVVIPRLKVGLRKPPEVALAAQERHHENKVLLPAQPIEDLARTFKAHGYRVYPSKSGGLVGHKGRWSRFAPLVTHIGLFTILIGGLVSGVGVFKGQVPLFPGEVVPAAQIVEHLSTVRGPLARANHDWSVRLDKFWMDYYDETRVKQFYSELSVIKNGAVVQTKRIWVNEPFIYDGVWFYQSFWGVGGANIVLNGKPTTIEMQNGQSIGLDGSLSKLVPIGGDQYFFYLRSEKAPLMLMRFQAGGARPEPVASIPMGSEQKVAGMTLRYEAPRLYSGLQTKSDPGIPLVYTGFIIVTIGTALAFFSLRQVWVNPKDGGYLLSGKANRGHYVFSQELVRIALKLGAKAEAKA; encoded by the coding sequence ATGTCGACGACAGCCCCTTCCTCCAACGAGACCCCCGCATCGACCGCCAAGCCCTTCTGGCCCTCGTTCATCAAGTTCTGGGGATCGGTGAAGCTGGGCATCGTCCTGATTCTTGCGATCGCCTTGGGCGCCATCATCGGCACCATCGTGCCGCAGGGGGACATCGCCTCCATCGACGCCCTCAAGATGAGCGACGGCGCCAAGGCCGTGCTGCGCGCCGTCGGGGCCCACAACGTCTATTACTCCGGCTGGTTCCTCACCCTCCTGGCCCTGTTCTTCCTGAACCTGTGGATCTCGACCCTGACGGTCGTCATCCCCCGGCTCAAGGTGGGGCTGCGCAAGCCCCCCGAGGTGGCGCTCGCCGCCCAGGAGCGCCACCACGAGAACAAGGTCCTCTTGCCCGCGCAGCCCATCGAGGACCTGGCGAGGACCTTCAAAGCCCACGGTTACCGCGTCTACCCCAGCAAGAGCGGCGGTCTCGTCGGCCACAAGGGCCGCTGGTCGCGCTTCGCGCCCCTGGTGACGCACATCGGCCTCTTCACCATCCTAATCGGCGGCCTCGTGAGTGGCGTGGGCGTCTTCAAGGGTCAGGTCCCGCTCTTCCCCGGCGAGGTCGTCCCCGCCGCCCAGATCGTCGAGCACCTCTCGACGGTGCGCGGGCCCCTGGCGCGCGCCAACCACGACTGGAGCGTGCGCCTCGACAAGTTCTGGATGGACTACTACGACGAGACGCGCGTCAAGCAGTTCTACAGCGAGCTGTCCGTCATCAAGAACGGCGCGGTCGTCCAGACCAAGCGGATCTGGGTCAACGAGCCCTTCATCTACGACGGGGTCTGGTTCTACCAGTCCTTCTGGGGCGTCGGCGGCGCCAACATCGTCCTCAACGGCAAGCCCACCACCATCGAGATGCAGAACGGCCAGAGCATCGGCCTGGACGGGTCGCTCTCGAAGCTGGTGCCCATCGGCGGCGACCAGTACTTCTTCTACCTGCGCTCGGAGAAGGCCCCGCTCATGCTCATGCGCTTCCAGGCGGGCGGCGCGCGCCCCGAGCCGGTGGCGTCGATCCCCATGGGCAGCGAGCAGAAGGTCGCCGGCATGACCCTGCGCTATGAGGCGCCGCGCCTCTACAGCGGCCTCCAGACCAAGTCGGACCCCGGCATCCCGCTCGTCTACACCGGCTTCATCATCGTCACCATCGGCACGGCGCTCGCCTTCTTCAGCCTGCGTCAGGTCTGGGTCAATCCCAAGGACGGGGGCTATCTGCTCTCGGGCAAGGCCAATCGCGGCCACTACGTCTTCAGTCAGGAGCTCGTCCGTATCGCCCTCAAACTCGGTGCCAAGGCCGAGGCCAAGGCATAG